Proteins found in one Solitalea lacus genomic segment:
- the sucC gene encoding ADP-forming succinate--CoA ligase subunit beta produces the protein MNIHEYQGKSILKSFGVRIQEGIVAETPEQAVEAAKQLQAETGTGWWVVKAQIHAGGRGKGGGVKLAKSLDDVKALSSQIIGMQLVTPQTGPQGKKVNKVLIAQDVYYPGDSKTAEFYMSVLLDRAKGRNIIMYSTEGGMDIEEVAEHTPEKIFKEEIDPKVGLQGFQARKIAFNLGLTGEAHKDMVKFVVALYKAYEATDSSMFEINPVLKTSDNKILAVDAKVNLDENALYRHPDLAAMRDESEEDPTEVEAGKSNLNYVKLDGNVGCMVNGAGLAMATMDIIKLAGGEPANFLDVGGTASAKTVEAGFNIILKDPNVKAILINIFGGIVRGDRVAQGVIDAYKNIGNIPVPIIVRLQGTNAVEAKKLIDESGLKVYSAVQLKEAADLVAKVLA, from the coding sequence ATGAACATTCACGAATACCAGGGGAAATCCATTCTGAAGAGTTTTGGAGTTCGTATTCAGGAAGGCATAGTAGCCGAAACTCCTGAACAAGCAGTTGAAGCAGCCAAACAGTTACAAGCCGAAACAGGAACAGGCTGGTGGGTTGTTAAAGCTCAAATTCATGCCGGTGGCCGCGGTAAAGGCGGAGGTGTTAAGCTTGCAAAATCATTGGATGATGTAAAAGCATTATCAAGCCAAATTATTGGCATGCAACTGGTTACTCCTCAAACAGGACCTCAAGGTAAAAAAGTAAACAAAGTATTAATTGCACAAGATGTTTACTACCCTGGCGACAGCAAAACTGCTGAGTTTTATATGAGCGTTTTGTTAGATCGTGCAAAAGGACGCAACATCATTATGTATTCTACCGAAGGTGGGATGGATATTGAAGAAGTTGCTGAACACACTCCGGAAAAAATCTTTAAAGAAGAAATTGACCCTAAAGTAGGTTTACAAGGATTCCAAGCTCGTAAAATTGCCTTTAATTTAGGTTTAACAGGAGAAGCGCATAAAGACATGGTGAAATTTGTTGTGGCTTTATACAAAGCATACGAAGCAACTGATTCATCAATGTTTGAGATCAATCCTGTATTAAAAACTTCTGATAATAAAATTTTAGCGGTTGACGCTAAGGTAAATCTTGATGAGAATGCCTTATATCGTCATCCTGACCTTGCTGCCATGCGCGATGAATCAGAAGAAGATCCTACAGAAGTTGAGGCAGGTAAATCTAACTTAAACTACGTTAAATTAGATGGTAACGTAGGTTGTATGGTAAATGGTGCAGGTTTAGCAATGGCTACCATGGACATCATTAAATTAGCAGGTGGTGAGCCAGCTAACTTCTTAGACGTAGGTGGTACTGCTTCTGCTAAAACTGTTGAAGCCGGTTTCAATATTATCTTAAAAGATCCTAATGTTAAAGCTATTTTGATCAATATTTTCGGTGGTATTGTTCGCGGCGACAGGGTTGCTCAAGGTGTAATTGACGCCTATAAAAACATTGGTAATATTCCTGTTCCTATCATCGTTCGTTTACAAGGAACTAACGCCGTTGAAGCCAAAAAATTAATTGATGAGTCGGGATTAAAAGTTTATTCAGCTGTTCAGTTAAAAGAAGCTGCTGATTTGGTAGCCAAAGTTTTAGCATAG
- a CDS encoding ABC transporter ATP-binding protein, whose amino-acid sequence MLKAHNLHKSYGKLEILKGVDLHVEKGEVVSIVGASGAGKSTFLHIAGTLDNADSGSLILDGVDVSKLSPKKLSEFRNHKIGFIFQFHHLLPEFTALENVCIPAFIAKRTKAEAERKATELLELLGLSSRLSHKPSELSGGEQQRVAVARALINQPSILLADEPSGNLDSTNAKELHQLFFDLRERFNQTIVVVTHNEELAGMADRELLMKDGRIVYAQQSAIL is encoded by the coding sequence ATGCTAAAAGCCCATAACCTTCATAAATCATACGGGAAACTTGAAATTTTAAAAGGCGTTGACCTTCATGTCGAAAAGGGTGAGGTGGTCTCCATAGTTGGAGCTTCAGGTGCCGGCAAAAGTACCTTTTTGCATATTGCAGGGACTTTAGATAATGCCGACAGTGGGTCATTGATATTGGATGGGGTAGATGTATCTAAATTAAGCCCGAAAAAATTAAGTGAGTTCAGGAATCATAAAATTGGCTTTATTTTTCAATTCCATCATTTATTGCCTGAGTTTACAGCCCTTGAAAATGTTTGCATACCAGCATTTATAGCAAAAAGAACTAAGGCTGAAGCTGAAAGAAAAGCAACTGAGCTTTTAGAACTTTTAGGATTGAGCAGCCGCTTAAGCCACAAGCCATCTGAACTTTCAGGAGGTGAACAGCAACGTGTTGCTGTGGCCCGGGCATTAATTAATCAACCTTCCATTTTGTTGGCCGACGAGCCCTCTGGCAACCTTGATTCTACAAACGCTAAAGAACTTCATCAATTATTTTTTGATTTACGTGAGCGGTTTAATCAAACTATTGTTGTAGTAACCCATAATGAAGAATTAGCCGGCATGGCTGATCGTGAATTATTGATGAAAGACGGAAGAATTGTTTACGCTCAGCAATCTGCTATTCTTTAA
- a CDS encoding EcsC family protein gives MISYEQQILNELEVWKLSMQRNPSLSDKFSKSVQTRINRLIPEKVHQVLTSAIKQMIRGVLAGAEFINPVPHKFTNLEETEIEVKARIDFYSKTATAEGALTGAGGILWSFADFPLWLSIKIKMLFEIASIYGFDTSDYKERIYILHIFMLTFSSRQHRKEVYQSMANWTDYSQHLPNDIHQFDWRSFQQEYRDYIDLAKLIQLIPGIGAVTGAYINHKLTNKLGIMAMNTYRMRMNISKS, from the coding sequence ATGATTAGCTATGAACAGCAAATATTAAATGAACTGGAGGTTTGGAAATTATCAATGCAAAGGAACCCTTCACTTTCTGATAAGTTCTCTAAATCCGTTCAAACCCGAATAAACAGATTGATTCCGGAAAAAGTTCATCAAGTGTTAACATCAGCCATAAAGCAGATGATTAGAGGTGTTCTGGCAGGGGCTGAATTCATCAATCCTGTCCCGCACAAGTTTACCAATCTTGAAGAAACAGAAATTGAGGTAAAAGCACGCATCGATTTTTACAGTAAAACAGCAACCGCAGAAGGAGCCCTTACCGGAGCCGGTGGTATATTATGGAGCTTTGCTGACTTCCCTTTATGGCTCAGCATAAAAATTAAAATGTTATTTGAGATAGCATCAATATATGGTTTTGATACTAGTGATTACAAGGAGCGCATTTACATTTTGCATATTTTCATGCTTACATTCTCAAGTAGACAACATCGAAAAGAAGTGTATCAATCCATGGCCAATTGGACTGATTATAGCCAACATTTACCAAATGACATTCATCAATTTGACTGGCGTAGTTTTCAACAGGAGTATCGTGATTATATTGATTTGGCTAAGCTTATCCAATTGATTCCGGGCATTGGAGCTGTAACAGGAGCATACATAAACCATAAACTAACCAACAAATTGGGTATTATGGCAATGAATACTTATCGAATGAGAATGAATATATCTAAATCTTAA
- a CDS encoding erythromycin esterase family protein, whose translation MNYLKTSISILTFFVCIYPAQSIAQDKTAEIISNLNAIIKPINTIKADSSFEDIDFLKETLKDKEIISLGEATHGTREFYDYKDRLIRFLVTNMHYKAISFESDYIAIEKIDDYINSKTDSLISLPGSALLYTNHPMIEWLKKYNQTKAIAEKVHVYGLEVRNFDNIINKILKVFPEIETADKLLLEKVKNSGYAMVKRKDLNELKGTIKNLQKACNNELIKHYITLLSQIGNPDGYEDNGFRDQTMAYNAIWIIERTPNNKLITWAHNGHVAKKGYLNYPIMGTYLNEKYGSKYFVIATDFNHGEVNVRKFIAKNKPVSNFQPLYYPEVNTSKGYEYYFKQCKFKNFILDVDSASKVSILNSFLTEPLDMRLIGALSIPEKKKLSISKNFDLIVFFDKTRRAWD comes from the coding sequence ATGAATTATTTAAAAACATCTATTTCAATCCTAACATTCTTTGTTTGTATTTATCCTGCCCAATCTATTGCCCAAGACAAAACAGCAGAAATTATAAGCAACCTAAATGCTATTATTAAGCCGATAAACACTATTAAGGCTGATAGCAGCTTTGAGGATATTGATTTTTTGAAAGAGACTTTAAAAGACAAAGAAATAATTTCTTTGGGAGAAGCTACCCACGGCACTCGTGAATTTTATGATTATAAAGATAGATTGATCCGCTTTTTAGTAACCAATATGCATTATAAAGCGATAAGTTTTGAAAGCGATTATATCGCAATTGAAAAGATTGATGATTACATTAATAGCAAAACCGATAGTTTAATATCATTACCTGGTTCGGCATTACTATATACGAATCATCCAATGATTGAATGGTTAAAAAAATACAATCAGACTAAGGCTATTGCAGAAAAAGTACATGTTTATGGTTTAGAAGTTAGAAACTTCGACAATATCATAAATAAAATATTAAAGGTGTTTCCGGAAATAGAAACAGCGGATAAGTTATTATTAGAGAAAGTTAAAAACTCTGGTTATGCTATGGTAAAAAGGAAAGATTTAAATGAACTTAAAGGAACCATTAAGAATCTACAAAAAGCATGTAATAATGAGCTTATTAAACATTATATAACTTTACTTAGCCAAATAGGCAATCCTGATGGTTATGAGGATAATGGTTTTAGAGACCAAACTATGGCTTATAATGCAATTTGGATAATAGAAAGAACCCCAAACAATAAGTTAATTACCTGGGCACACAATGGTCACGTTGCAAAGAAAGGCTATTTAAACTACCCAATTATGGGAACGTATCTTAATGAAAAATATGGTTCAAAATATTTTGTTATTGCTACAGATTTTAACCATGGGGAGGTAAACGTAAGAAAATTTATTGCAAAAAATAAACCCGTTTCAAATTTTCAACCGCTTTATTACCCGGAAGTTAACACGAGTAAAGGGTACGAATATTATTTTAAACAGTGTAAGTTTAAAAATTTTATTCTTGATGTTGATTCCGCTAGCAAAGTTTCTATCTTGAATTCCTTTTTAACGGAACCCCTTGATATGAGATTGATTGGTGCATTAAGTATTCCGGAGAAAAAAAAGCTGTCAATCTCTAAAAATTTTGATTTAATAGTGTTTTTTGATAAAACAAGGCGCGCTTGGGATTAA
- the asnS gene encoding asparagine--tRNA ligase, whose translation MVKRTRIKEVLESTAYGSEVTIKGWVRTFRNNQFIALNDGSTINNIQAVVDFNNTDESLLKRITTGAAVSVTGELVESVGKGQKVEIKATSVEILGDCDPESYPIQPKKHSLEFLRENAHLRFRTNTFGAVFRVRHALAFAVHEFFNQKGFVYMHTPIVTASDAEGAGEMFKVTTLELGNPPRNEEGEIDYKQDFFGKATNLTVSGQLEGELAAMAFGEIYTFGPTFRAENSNTTRHLAEFWMIEPEMAFYDLVDNMNLAEEFIKYVIGYVLKNNREDLEFLAQRLADEEKQKPQNERIELGLIEKLEFVTNNAFERVTYTEAIDILKNSKQNKNKKFQYLIEDWGADLQSEHERYLVEKHFKKPVILTDYPKDIKAFYMRQNEDGKTVRAMDILVPGIGELVGGSQREERLDKLTQRMNEMGIPTEELWWYLDTRRFGACEHAGFGLGFERLVLFTTGMTNIRDVIAFPRTPKNAEF comes from the coding sequence ATGGTAAAAAGAACACGCATCAAAGAGGTCCTTGAATCAACTGCTTATGGTTCAGAGGTAACTATCAAAGGTTGGGTGCGCACTTTCCGCAACAACCAATTCATCGCTCTAAACGACGGATCAACTATTAATAATATACAAGCGGTTGTTGATTTCAATAATACTGATGAGTCATTATTGAAGCGTATTACTACCGGTGCGGCAGTTTCTGTTACCGGTGAACTAGTTGAATCGGTTGGTAAAGGTCAAAAGGTAGAAATAAAAGCAACGAGTGTAGAGATCTTGGGTGATTGCGATCCTGAATCCTACCCTATTCAGCCTAAAAAGCATAGCCTGGAATTCTTACGTGAAAACGCTCATTTGCGTTTCCGTACCAACACTTTTGGCGCAGTATTCCGCGTTCGTCATGCTTTGGCATTTGCTGTTCATGAATTCTTTAACCAAAAAGGGTTTGTGTATATGCATACACCAATCGTTACCGCTTCTGACGCTGAAGGTGCCGGCGAGATGTTTAAGGTAACTACATTGGAGCTGGGTAACCCTCCGCGTAATGAAGAAGGCGAAATTGATTATAAGCAAGATTTCTTTGGAAAAGCGACGAATCTAACCGTATCGGGGCAGCTTGAAGGTGAGCTTGCAGCCATGGCATTTGGGGAGATTTATACCTTTGGTCCTACGTTCCGTGCTGAAAACTCAAACACAACGCGTCACTTGGCGGAGTTTTGGATGATCGAGCCGGAAATGGCTTTCTACGACTTGGTTGATAATATGAACCTTGCCGAAGAATTCATTAAATATGTTATTGGTTATGTTCTTAAGAATAACCGTGAGGATTTAGAGTTTTTAGCTCAACGCTTAGCAGATGAAGAAAAGCAAAAACCTCAAAATGAGCGTATTGAATTGGGGTTGATTGAAAAGCTTGAGTTTGTAACTAACAATGCCTTTGAGCGTGTTACATACACCGAGGCTATTGATATTTTGAAGAACTCAAAACAAAATAAAAACAAGAAGTTCCAGTATCTGATTGAAGATTGGGGCGCTGATTTACAATCAGAGCACGAGCGTTATTTAGTAGAAAAGCACTTTAAGAAGCCGGTAATTTTAACAGATTATCCTAAGGATATTAAAGCATTTTATATGCGTCAGAACGAGGATGGTAAAACTGTTAGAGCCATGGATATTTTGGTGCCAGGTATTGGTGAATTAGTGGGAGGATCGCAACGTGAAGAACGTTTGGATAAACTAACACAACGCATGAATGAAATGGGTATTCCAACCGAAGAATTATGGTGGTACTTAGATACCCGTCGTTTTGGAGCATGCGAGCATGCCGGTTTTGGTTTAGGATTTGAACGTTTGGTGTTGTTCACAACCGGAATGACCAATATCCGTGATGTGATTGCATTTCCTCGTACTCCTAAAAATGCAGAGTTTTAG
- the nhaA gene encoding Na+/H+ antiporter NhaA, with protein MLHRKIGKRIFRPFSAFLKTEQASGIILIVCTLVSLVISNSQLGEQYIHFWHEKIGLIGFGSEFKLSIEHWINDGLMVIFFLVVGLEIKRELIKGELSSIRKATLPMVAALGGMLVPAAIYFIINKSTPTEQGWGIPMATDIAFALGILSLLGKRVPISMKVFLTALAVVDDLGAIVVIAIAYTEKVVTQKLFIALGIFTFLLICNRLKVKNIIVYLIAGGVMWYNMLQSGIHATIAGVLLAATIPMESEFGNQSPAELLEHQLHQFSSFIIMPLFALANTCIVFNINLADIYTSNLGVGIIAGLLLGKPLGIAGFSFLAIKLKLASLPSKASLQKIIGIGFLGGIGFTMSIFISILAFKTPEYQNYAKIAVLTGSLLSGMAGYLLIYRSSKKTEITMIPTEN; from the coding sequence ATGTTACACCGAAAAATAGGAAAACGTATATTCAGGCCCTTTAGTGCGTTTTTAAAAACAGAGCAAGCTTCAGGGATTATCCTTATCGTGTGTACACTAGTTTCATTAGTTATTAGTAATAGTCAATTGGGTGAACAATATATTCACTTTTGGCATGAAAAAATTGGCCTAATTGGCTTTGGTTCAGAGTTTAAGCTAAGCATAGAACACTGGATTAACGATGGCTTAATGGTGATTTTCTTTTTGGTGGTAGGATTAGAGATAAAACGGGAGCTAATAAAGGGAGAACTGTCCTCTATAAGAAAAGCAACCCTTCCTATGGTAGCGGCTTTAGGCGGTATGTTAGTTCCAGCGGCCATTTACTTTATTATTAATAAGTCAACACCAACTGAACAAGGATGGGGTATACCCATGGCAACCGATATTGCATTTGCTTTAGGCATTCTTTCCCTACTTGGTAAACGAGTTCCAATAAGTATGAAGGTGTTTTTAACCGCACTGGCTGTTGTTGACGACTTAGGAGCAATAGTGGTTATTGCAATTGCTTACACAGAAAAAGTGGTTACCCAAAAGTTATTTATAGCCTTAGGAATTTTTACTTTCCTATTAATTTGCAATCGTCTTAAGGTAAAAAACATAATTGTTTATTTGATCGCGGGAGGGGTAATGTGGTACAATATGCTGCAATCAGGCATACATGCTACAATAGCGGGTGTTTTATTGGCAGCAACCATTCCAATGGAATCAGAGTTTGGCAATCAGTCGCCAGCCGAATTGCTAGAGCATCAGCTGCATCAGTTTTCTTCATTTATAATTATGCCCTTGTTCGCACTTGCTAATACATGCATAGTGTTCAATATTAACCTTGCAGATATCTACACTTCAAACTTAGGAGTAGGAATCATAGCCGGATTATTATTGGGTAAACCATTGGGAATTGCAGGTTTTTCCTTTCTAGCAATAAAACTGAAGTTGGCTTCATTGCCTTCTAAAGCTTCTCTGCAAAAAATAATTGGGATTGGTTTTCTGGGCGGAATTGGATTCACAATGTCTATATTCATTTCCATTCTCGCCTTTAAAACTCCTGAATATCAAAACTATGCTAAAATAGCTGTACTTACCGGCTCATTGCTTTCAGGCATGGCAGGTTATCTGCTTATCTACAGAAGCTCAAAGAAAACAGAGATAACCATGATTCCCACTGAAAATTGA
- a CDS encoding DUF3817 domain-containing protein: MLKKYGQSLVGRFRAIAFLEGVSFVLLMFVAMPIKYVLGYPEVVKICGWFHGSLFVAYVLLLIQVVIEYQWKFSRSLLAFIASLLPFGTFILDDKVLKSIHEAELAVKSK; the protein is encoded by the coding sequence ATGCTTAAAAAATACGGACAAAGCTTAGTCGGCCGTTTCAGAGCCATAGCCTTTTTAGAAGGCGTTTCGTTTGTTTTACTGATGTTTGTGGCCATGCCCATCAAATACGTGCTTGGTTATCCTGAGGTAGTAAAAATATGTGGCTGGTTTCATGGCTCGCTGTTCGTGGCTTATGTATTATTACTTATACAAGTTGTAATTGAATACCAATGGAAATTTTCCCGTTCATTATTGGCCTTTATAGCTTCACTATTACCTTTTGGAACCTTTATTTTGGACGATAAAGTATTAAAATCGATTCATGAGGCTGAACTAGCAGTAAAAAGCAAGTAA
- the trpA gene encoding tryptophan synthase subunit alpha — MNNRLIELFKNKNKDLLSVYFTAGYPQLDDTLTIAKALEKAGADFLEIGFPYSDPVADGPTIQNSSQTALLNGMSLKVLFEQLKELRKQVSIPVILMGYVNPVLQYGVEKFCADAASVGVDGVIVPDLPMYEYEELYKDVFEKYNLSNIFLITPQSSDERIRKIDHLTEGFIYALSSSSTTGKQLALEDAQTDAYFKRLKELKLKNPLMIGFGINDKHSFQKACSAASGAIIGSAFVKTLDKVVNATQIDSFIASIKQ; from the coding sequence ATGAACAATCGATTAATTGAACTATTCAAAAATAAAAATAAGGACCTGCTATCAGTTTATTTTACTGCCGGATACCCTCAATTAGATGATACACTAACAATTGCAAAAGCGCTGGAAAAAGCCGGAGCTGATTTTCTGGAAATAGGGTTCCCATATTCCGACCCTGTGGCCGATGGCCCAACCATTCAAAACAGTAGCCAAACTGCTTTACTAAATGGCATGAGCTTAAAAGTATTGTTTGAGCAGCTTAAAGAACTGCGTAAGCAAGTTTCTATTCCGGTCATCTTAATGGGTTATGTTAATCCGGTTTTGCAATATGGAGTTGAGAAATTTTGTGCAGATGCGGCAAGCGTGGGTGTTGACGGAGTTATTGTTCCTGACTTACCGATGTATGAATACGAGGAGCTATATAAAGACGTATTTGAAAAATATAATCTTAGCAACATCTTTTTGATTACCCCCCAAAGTTCTGATGAACGAATTAGAAAAATTGATCATTTAACAGAAGGATTTATTTATGCTTTATCTTCTTCATCCACAACCGGTAAGCAGTTAGCCCTTGAAGATGCACAAACAGATGCGTATTTTAAACGTTTAAAAGAATTGAAGCTTAAAAATCCATTAATGATTGGTTTTGGTATTAATGACAAGCATAGTTTTCAAAAAGCATGCTCTGCCGCCAGTGGAGCCATTATTGGTAGTGCTTTTGTGAAAACACTCGACAAAGTTGTTAATGCAACGCAGATCGACAGTTTTATTGCATCAATCAAACAATAA
- a CDS encoding helix-turn-helix domain-containing protein, which translates to MKDIIAKRIKSARTLSGLSLRELSEKMHGVVSHNAITKYEQGLMMPDSKVLLALAHALSVKPDYFFRPYTVNIENIEFRKKSKLPKKEVSAIKEKVTDSIAKYIELEQFLNISSNFINPIKNIIIKDGDDVEKAVDSLLTHWKIGFNALPNVIELLEDKEIKVIELDADENFDGLSGWANDSVPVIVINTNFSIERKRFTALHELGHLLLSFQSDLDQKLIEKLCHRFAGAMLIPKETVFHELGESRKKISLSELIAIKETYGISIQATMARARDLKIIGNDRYIQFCISVNRNENLKKEIGFGQYVGKEKSSRFKQLLYRATAEEIISMSKAANLANQKLATFRDEFIEI; encoded by the coding sequence ATGAAAGATATAATTGCAAAAAGGATAAAGTCTGCAAGAACTTTGTCTGGTTTATCTTTACGTGAACTCTCTGAAAAAATGCATGGTGTTGTAAGCCATAATGCTATTACTAAGTATGAACAAGGCTTAATGATGCCTGATAGCAAAGTACTTTTGGCTTTGGCGCATGCATTAAGTGTTAAACCCGACTATTTCTTTAGACCTTATACCGTTAATATCGAAAACATTGAATTTAGAAAGAAAAGCAAACTTCCTAAAAAAGAAGTTAGTGCTATTAAGGAAAAAGTTACTGATAGTATAGCTAAGTACATCGAGCTAGAACAATTTCTCAATATATCCTCCAATTTTATCAATCCAATCAAAAATATCATTATAAAAGACGGTGATGATGTAGAAAAAGCAGTTGATTCACTGTTAACACATTGGAAAATTGGATTTAATGCTTTACCTAATGTTATAGAACTTTTAGAAGATAAAGAAATTAAGGTAATTGAGTTAGATGCTGACGAAAATTTTGATGGTCTTTCGGGTTGGGCAAATGATTCGGTTCCAGTTATTGTAATTAATACAAACTTCTCTATTGAACGTAAGAGGTTTACAGCTTTGCATGAGTTAGGACACTTATTACTATCATTCCAATCGGATTTAGACCAAAAACTGATTGAAAAACTATGTCATAGATTTGCAGGTGCGATGTTGATTCCTAAAGAAACTGTTTTTCATGAATTAGGTGAATCACGTAAAAAGATAAGTTTGTCAGAATTAATTGCCATAAAAGAAACTTACGGCATTTCAATTCAGGCAACAATGGCAAGAGCGAGAGATTTAAAGATTATAGGAAACGACCGATACATACAATTTTGTATATCGGTAAATAGAAACGAGAATTTAAAAAAAGAAATTGGTTTTGGTCAGTATGTAGGTAAAGAAAAATCGTCCCGTTTTAAGCAACTATTGTATAGAGCAACTGCCGAAGAAATTATTTCAATGAGCAAAGCCGCCAATCTGGCAAATCAAAAATTAGCAACTTTTAGAGACGAGTTTATTGAAATATGA
- a CDS encoding GNAT family N-acetyltransferase: protein MNNAPFLFETNRLVLREFLPEDAEGMFQLNLAPEVMKFTGDAPFNSVDEARSFINDYTHYQEYGFGRWAILSKDTNEFMGWCGLKYIPEYNDIDLGYRILSKFWGQGIATEASKGCLEYGFKKLMMDKIVGRAHAENLASIKVFAKTGMWFEKAMEYDIGPTLQYAISKDKFFA, encoded by the coding sequence ATGAATAACGCTCCTTTCCTTTTCGAAACCAATAGGCTTGTGTTACGTGAGTTTTTGCCGGAAGATGCTGAAGGCATGTTTCAGTTAAATCTTGCTCCTGAGGTAATGAAATTTACCGGTGATGCACCCTTTAATTCGGTTGATGAAGCCCGGTCATTTATCAATGATTATACCCATTATCAAGAATATGGTTTTGGGCGTTGGGCGATTCTGTCAAAAGATACCAATGAATTTATGGGTTGGTGTGGACTTAAGTATATTCCTGAGTACAATGATATTGATTTAGGGTATCGTATTTTAAGTAAATTTTGGGGACAGGGAATTGCTACTGAGGCAAGCAAAGGATGCTTGGAATATGGATTCAAGAAGTTAATGATGGATAAAATTGTAGGTCGTGCCCATGCCGAAAACTTAGCTTCTATAAAAGTTTTTGCAAAAACTGGAATGTGGTTCGAAAAGGCTATGGAATATGATATTGGCCCAACACTTCAATATGCCATTTCTAAAGACAAGTTTTTTGCTTAG
- a CDS encoding L-threonylcarbamoyladenylate synthase: protein MLLKIYPENPSPKAIDQIVECLKKGGVIIYPTDTVYGLGCDITNQKAIERVCQIRGIKPEKANLSFICYDLSHLSNYTKPIDTSIFRMLKQHLPGPFTFIFNASGQVPKLLNSKKKTVGIRVPDNNIAREIVNQLGNPIVSTSIHDEDEILEYTTDPELIYEKYEHLVDIVIDGGYGDNEASTVVDCTGGEIEVIRQGKGVLGA, encoded by the coding sequence ATGTTACTGAAAATCTATCCTGAAAACCCGAGTCCTAAAGCAATTGATCAAATTGTTGAATGTTTAAAAAAAGGTGGTGTAATTATTTATCCAACAGATACCGTTTACGGTTTAGGATGTGATATTACCAATCAAAAAGCAATTGAACGTGTTTGTCAAATAAGAGGAATAAAACCAGAGAAAGCTAATTTGTCATTTATTTGCTATGATTTAAGTCATTTGAGCAACTATACTAAACCTATTGATACCAGTATTTTCAGGATGTTGAAGCAACATTTGCCAGGTCCTTTTACATTTATTTTTAATGCCAGTGGACAAGTTCCAAAGCTGTTGAACAGTAAGAAGAAAACAGTAGGGATTCGTGTTCCGGATAATAATATTGCCCGCGAAATTGTAAACCAACTCGGTAACCCTATCGTATCAACGTCTATACATGATGAGGATGAAATTCTGGAATACACTACTGATCCGGAACTGATTTATGAAAAATATGAGCATTTAGTTGATATTGTTATTGATGGTGGTTACGGGGATAATGAGGCTTCAACGGTTGTAGATTGTACCGGTGGTGAAATTGAGGTGATAAGACAGGGAAAAGGAGTTTTGGGAGCTTAA